Proteins encoded by one window of Campylobacter concisus:
- a CDS encoding nitrate reductase cytochrome c-type subunit, whose protein sequence is MKIKIMMLGGLCAAFFAACTFNNPSISDSQIGIRNIDLLDDKDVVLKDVNYTKEPAGMSKKFDRSFENAPPFIPHDTEGLVPITKDMNMCVTCHMPEFAKDSGATPIPSSHLYDIRNKKDLAGKLDDERYNCTTCHVEQQTGLTQLVGNKFKPDFRDKNGTHKSNLLDVLNDGVK, encoded by the coding sequence ATGAAAATAAAAATAATGATGCTTGGAGGATTGTGCGCTGCGTTTTTTGCGGCATGTACTTTTAATAATCCAAGTATTAGTGATTCGCAAATCGGCATTAGAAATATCGATTTGCTTGACGATAAAGACGTTGTATTAAAAGATGTGAACTACACAAAAGAGCCAGCTGGTATGTCAAAGAAATTTGATAGGTCTTTTGAAAATGCACCGCCATTTATCCCACACGATACTGAGGGTTTAGTACCTATCACAAAGGATATGAATATGTGCGTAACCTGCCATATGCCTGAGTTTGCAAAAGATAGTGGAGCAACACCGATACCATCATCTCATCTTTATGACATCAGAAATAAAAAAGATCTTGCAGGCAAGCTTGATGATGAAAGATATAACTGCACAACATGCCACGTTGAGCAACAAACTGGCTTAACTCAGCTAGTCGGTAATAAATTTAAGCCTGATTTTAGAGATAAAAACGGCACTCATAAGTCAAACTTGCTAGATGTTTTAAACGATGGTGTTAAATAA
- a CDS encoding 4Fe-4S ferredoxin: MQSRRELFSKILGAKSAPKFITPPFFSGEFDCGGCDASCVNACEKELLSFENERVIFKVKKLGCDFCEECAKACESLGKKTLSLNSPKSINAKVSIDVSSCLAWNDTICYNCLDACKFKAVEFLGVFRPIVNQNCVSCGECFDVCFKNSLQMEAL, encoded by the coding sequence ATGCAAAGCAGGCGAGAGCTTTTTAGTAAAATTTTGGGGGCAAAATCTGCTCCCAAATTTATAACTCCGCCATTTTTTAGCGGAGAGTTTGACTGCGGTGGATGCGATGCTAGCTGCGTAAATGCTTGTGAAAAAGAGCTTCTTAGCTTTGAAAATGAAAGAGTAATTTTTAAAGTTAAAAAGCTGGGCTGTGACTTTTGCGAAGAGTGCGCAAAGGCTTGCGAGAGTCTTGGTAAGAAGACATTAAGCTTAAACTCACCAAAGAGTATAAATGCAAAAGTTAGCATCGATGTTTCTAGCTGTCTAGCATGGAACGATACGATCTGCTACAACTGCCTTGATGCTTGCAAATTTAAAGCAGTCGAATTTCTTGGTGTTTTTAGACCTATTGTTAATCAAAACTGCGTAAGTTGCGGCGAGTGCTTTGATGTTTGCTTTAAAAATTCACTTCAAATGGAGGCCCTATGA
- the napA gene encoding nitrate reductase catalytic subunit NapA produces MNRREFIKSAAASAACASAGIAVPSSLSAASEAEKGWRWDKAACRFCGTGCGIMVATKDGKIVAVKGDPEAPVNRGLNCIKGYFNAKIMYGEDRITHPLLRVNEKGEFDKKGKFKQVSWKQAFDVMEAQFRKTYDELGPHGVGVLGSGQYTIPEGYAAVKLMKGGFRSNSIDPNARHCMASAVLGFMQVFGIDEPSGCFDDIELTDTIVAWGANMAEMHPILWARVSDRKLSDPDRVKVVNLSTYSTRTSNLADIEIIFAPSSDLAIWNYIAREIVYNHPEMIDEEFVKKHCVFTAGPVDIGYGLRPDIHHKKYAPSELDTAATEKSKVLSEAEGVTLAYLGLKAGDTLENKNAAKAGDHWQITFEEFKKALAPYTLDFTAKVAKGDPNEDINEFKKKLKALADLYIEKNRKVVSFWTMGFNQHQRGTWVNEQAYMVHFLLGKQALPGSGAFSLTGQPSACGTAREVGTFVHRLPADMVVANPKHREITEKLWKLPAGTLNAVPGSHYVKMMRDLEDGKVKFIWVQVNNPWQNTANANHWIKAAREMDNFIVVSDPYPGISAKVADLILPTAMIYEKWGAYGNAERRTQHWRQQVLPVGEAMPDIWQMLEFSKRFKLKDVWGEKKLNDKVTLPSVLEAAKAMGYSEEDTLFDVLFANEDAKKFSANDPIIENYDNTEVFGDSRKVIGSDGKEFKGYGFFIHKYLWEEYRKFGVGHGHDLADFDTYHRVRGLRWPVVDGKETQWRFNTKFDPYAKKAAPNDKFAFYGNKNAALPTGDLKGVQNKEKTSLANKAKIFFRPYMDPCEMPSKEYPFWLCTGRVLEHWHTGTMTMRVPELYRAVPEALCYMHEDDAKNLGVMQNEIVWVESRRGKVKARVDLKGRNKPPVGLVYVPFFDENVYINKVCLDATCPISKETDYKKCAVKIYKA; encoded by the coding sequence ATGAATCGACGAGAATTCATAAAAAGTGCTGCGGCTAGTGCTGCTTGTGCTAGTGCTGGTATAGCCGTACCAAGCTCGCTAAGTGCAGCAAGCGAAGCTGAAAAAGGCTGGCGCTGGGATAAGGCCGCTTGTAGGTTTTGTGGAACAGGCTGTGGCATCATGGTTGCTACAAAAGATGGCAAGATAGTAGCCGTAAAAGGCGATCCAGAAGCACCAGTAAACCGCGGTCTAAACTGCATCAAAGGCTACTTTAACGCTAAGATCATGTACGGCGAAGATAGGATCACTCATCCGCTTTTACGTGTAAATGAAAAGGGTGAATTTGACAAAAAAGGTAAATTTAAGCAAGTAAGCTGGAAACAAGCATTTGACGTGATGGAAGCTCAGTTTAGAAAGACTTATGACGAGCTTGGACCTCACGGCGTTGGCGTGCTTGGCTCTGGTCAATACACTATCCCAGAGGGCTATGCAGCAGTTAAGCTTATGAAAGGTGGCTTTAGAAGCAACAGCATCGATCCAAATGCAAGACACTGTATGGCAAGTGCGGTTCTTGGCTTTATGCAAGTTTTTGGTATCGATGAGCCATCAGGCTGTTTTGATGATATCGAACTAACTGATACTATCGTGGCTTGGGGCGCAAATATGGCTGAGATGCACCCGATCCTTTGGGCACGCGTCAGTGATAGAAAGCTTAGCGATCCTGATAGAGTAAAAGTCGTAAATTTAAGCACCTACTCAACTAGAACATCAAATTTAGCCGATATCGAGATCATTTTTGCTCCGTCATCTGACCTTGCTATATGGAACTACATCGCTCGTGAGATAGTCTATAACCACCCTGAGATGATCGATGAAGAATTTGTTAAAAAACACTGCGTCTTCACAGCTGGCCCAGTTGATATCGGATATGGTCTTCGCCCAGACATCCATCACAAAAAATATGCTCCAAGCGAGCTAGACACAGCTGCGACTGAGAAGTCAAAGGTGCTAAGTGAAGCTGAGGGTGTTACGCTTGCATATCTTGGACTAAAAGCTGGCGATACGCTAGAAAATAAAAATGCTGCAAAAGCTGGCGATCACTGGCAAATAACATTTGAAGAGTTTAAAAAAGCTCTTGCGCCTTACACACTTGACTTTACAGCTAAGGTAGCAAAAGGCGATCCTAACGAAGATATCAATGAATTTAAGAAAAAACTAAAAGCACTTGCTGATCTTTACATCGAGAAAAACCGCAAAGTCGTTAGCTTCTGGACTATGGGCTTTAACCAACACCAACGCGGCACATGGGTAAATGAGCAAGCTTATATGGTGCATTTCTTGCTCGGCAAGCAAGCACTCCCAGGCTCAGGCGCCTTTTCTCTAACTGGCCAACCAAGTGCGTGCGGAACTGCAAGAGAGGTTGGAACATTCGTTCACCGCTTGCCAGCTGATATGGTCGTCGCTAATCCAAAACACAGAGAGATCACTGAAAAACTTTGGAAACTACCTGCTGGCACGCTAAATGCCGTACCAGGCTCACACTACGTAAAAATGATGCGTGATCTTGAAGATGGCAAGGTTAAATTTATCTGGGTTCAAGTAAATAACCCATGGCAAAACACTGCAAACGCAAACCACTGGATCAAAGCAGCCCGCGAGATGGACAACTTCATCGTCGTAAGCGACCCTTATCCAGGAATTTCTGCAAAAGTAGCTGACCTTATTTTACCAACTGCGATGATCTACGAAAAATGGGGCGCATACGGCAACGCTGAGAGAAGGACACAGCACTGGAGACAGCAAGTACTCCCTGTTGGCGAAGCGATGCCTGATATCTGGCAGATGCTTGAGTTTAGTAAGCGCTTTAAACTAAAAGATGTTTGGGGCGAGAAAAAGCTAAATGACAAAGTGACACTTCCAAGCGTGCTTGAAGCTGCAAAAGCTATGGGATATAGCGAAGAAGATACACTATTTGACGTGCTTTTTGCAAATGAAGATGCTAAGAAATTTAGTGCAAACGATCCGATCATAGAAAACTACGACAACACAGAAGTCTTTGGCGACAGCAGAAAGGTGATCGGCTCAGATGGTAAAGAATTTAAAGGATATGGATTTTTCATCCACAAATATCTTTGGGAAGAGTATAGAAAATTTGGCGTTGGTCACGGTCACGACCTAGCTGACTTTGACACTTACCACAGAGTAAGAGGTCTAAGATGGCCAGTCGTTGATGGCAAAGAGACTCAGTGGAGATTTAACACTAAATTTGACCCATACGCGAAAAAAGCTGCTCCAAATGATAAATTTGCATTCTACGGCAACAAAAACGCAGCCCTTCCAACAGGCGATCTAAAAGGTGTACAAAATAAAGAGAAAACATCTCTTGCAAATAAAGCAAAAATTTTCTTCCGCCCTTACATGGATCCATGCGAGATGCCAAGCAAAGAGTATCCGTTCTGGCTATGTACTGGCCGTGTTCTAGAGCACTGGCATACAGGCACGATGACTATGCGTGTTCCTGAGCTTTATAGGGCGGTCCCAGAGGCGCTTTGCTACATGCATGAAGATGATGCTAAAAATCTTGGCGTAATGCAAAATGAGATCGTTTGGGTCGAATCACGCCGTGGCAAGGTAAAAGCAAGAGTAGATCTAAAAGGTAGAAATAAGCCACCAGTAGGTCTTGTTTATGTGCCTTTCTTTGATGAAAACGTCTATATAAACAAAGTATGTCTTGACGCTACTTGCCCAATCTCAAAAGAGACTGATTATAAAAAGTGTGCGGTTAAAATTTACAAAGCATAG
- the napG gene encoding ferredoxin-type protein NapG has translation MGFSSRREALKFGAKVALLALGGGFVWSLSAKASPLMLLRPPGAKNEKQFLESCIRCGLCVEACPFDTLKLASLGDGISVGTPYFEPRKIPCYMCENIPCVPVCPTGALDVNLVSTNDKLDINKAKMGVAVVDMKNCVAYWGIQCDACYRACPLLDKALYLEYRRNERTQKHAFLLPVVDSDICTGCGLCERACITKKAAITVLNRDAVLGKVGDNYVKGWIKEDERRIDDADSKIKLDIKKATDYLNGGEL, from the coding sequence ATGGGATTTTCAAGTAGGCGAGAGGCTTTAAAATTTGGAGCAAAAGTAGCGCTTTTAGCTCTTGGCGGAGGCTTTGTTTGGTCGCTTAGTGCCAAGGCTTCGCCACTTATGCTTCTTAGGCCTCCTGGTGCAAAAAATGAAAAGCAGTTTTTAGAAAGCTGTATTAGGTGCGGACTTTGCGTGGAAGCATGTCCATTTGATACGCTCAAGCTCGCCTCTCTAGGGGATGGTATAAGTGTCGGAACGCCTTATTTTGAACCTAGAAAAATTCCTTGCTACATGTGCGAAAATATTCCTTGTGTACCAGTTTGCCCAACTGGTGCCTTGGATGTAAATTTAGTAAGCACAAACGATAAACTCGATATAAATAAGGCCAAGATGGGCGTTGCAGTGGTAGATATGAAAAACTGTGTGGCCTATTGGGGTATACAGTGTGATGCTTGTTATAGGGCTTGTCCTCTTTTAGATAAAGCCTTATATCTTGAGTATCGCCGTAACGAAAGGACGCAAAAGCATGCCTTTTTGCTTCCAGTGGTCGATAGCGACATCTGCACCGGATGTGGCCTATGCGAGCGAGCCTGTATCACTAAAAAAGCAGCCATTACCGTGCTAAACCGTGACGCGGTGCTTGGCAAAGTAGGCGATAACTACGTCAAAGGCTGGATAAAAGAAGATGAAAGACGCATAGACGATGCAGACAGCAAAATAAAGCTTGACATTAAAAAAGCGACTGATTATCTAAATGGTGGTGAGCTATGA
- the napH gene encoding quinol dehydrogenase ferredoxin subunit NapH produces MKFLILRRITQISILALFILGNFYGVKILSGNLSSSLLFGKIPLSDPFALVQILLASFSAGINAIIGAGIIFAFYALVAPRAFCSWICPINLLTDIAFKLREKFGFKGEKVLNVSKNLRYYLLALALILSLALSYPVFESVSYIGIIQRGIIYGSASALGIAVAIIAFDMFVLKRGICSHVCPLGAFYAIISKFALIRVKHDAQACTKCMKCKLICPEMQVLDMIGKESRSVSSSECISCGRCIDVCGDGALKFSIRNLRREK; encoded by the coding sequence ATGAAATTTTTAATCTTAAGACGAATAACTCAAATTTCTATCCTAGCGCTATTTATCCTAGGAAATTTTTACGGAGTTAAGATACTTAGCGGAAATTTAAGTTCATCTTTGCTTTTTGGAAAAATTCCACTAAGCGATCCATTTGCTTTGGTTCAAATTTTACTTGCAAGCTTTAGCGCTGGCATAAATGCAATTATTGGAGCTGGCATTATCTTTGCATTTTACGCGCTAGTTGCTCCAAGAGCGTTTTGTTCGTGGATATGCCCAATAAATTTACTAACCGATATCGCTTTTAAGCTAAGAGAGAAATTTGGCTTTAAGGGCGAAAAAGTCTTAAATGTGAGTAAAAATTTACGTTATTATTTGCTGGCTCTTGCTCTTATATTAAGCCTTGCTTTGTCTTATCCAGTATTTGAGAGCGTTAGCTATATTGGCATTATTCAGCGTGGCATTATTTACGGCTCAGCTAGTGCTTTAGGCATAGCGGTTGCGATCATTGCTTTTGATATGTTTGTGTTAAAGCGTGGTATTTGCTCGCACGTTTGTCCACTTGGTGCCTTTTATGCCATCATCTCAAAATTTGCCCTAATTAGAGTAAAACATGATGCCCAGGCTTGCACAAAATGTATGAAATGCAAGCTTATTTGCCCAGAGATGCAAGTGCTTGATATGATCGGTAAAGAGAGCCGCTCAGTTAGCTCAAGCGAGTGCATAAGCTGTGGCAGGTGTATTGATGTTTGTGGAGACGGGGCATTGAAATTTAGTATTAGAAATTTAAGGAGAGAAAAATGA